The nucleotide sequence AAATTTTCTATTAATGATGTTGTTATAAAGCAATACTCTACTTAAGGTTTTACCATGTTTAACAGTTTTTCTACATCAATCTGCGAAATTCTCTACAGATTTTAAGACGTCTTTTTTGTTATATTTTTATGGGAAGAAGGTGTGATGTGATGCTGTGATGTAGTGACGCTGTACTCCAATCTCTTTTTTAGAGCGTTTCTCTTTCATTTCTTCGCTTTTTTCCTCCCTTACTTCGCCACTTTGTCATTATTTAAAAAATAGCAAAAAAAAACGCCTCTCAAATTAATGAAGGCGTTACTTTTTAAGAATAATAAGTTTATTCTAATACTTCCCCGTTTTTATCGTGAAAGTGATATTCCATGTACGTGTAAGCGTCTCTTGGTAAAATTTTTACCCAGCGCTTATGGTCAAAAAACCATTGGGAGCGGGGCGATGGAAAGCCTCTTGTTAAAAAGGCTGCAATAAATGGGTGCGTACTCAAAGTGATCTTTTTATGATTCTTCTTGATCAATCTTTCTAGGTCGGTCTTAATTTTATCAATTACGATAATAGGTGCCTCAATCTCACCTGCTCCGTTGGGATTTTCTTCCCTGGTTTTGATATTAGTTTCCGGCCTTACGCGTTGTCTTGTTATTTGAATCAATCCGAATTTACTAGGAGGAAGTATTTTATGTTTAGCGCGATCATCGCTCATTTCTTCCCTTAAATGATCATAAAGGGCCTTCCTGTTTTCGGGTTTGTTCATGTCTATAAAGTCTACTACAATAATCCCACCCATATCGCGTAAACGAAGTTGGCGAGCTATTTCTGTAGCGCTTATTAGATTTACTTCTAAGGCTGTATCTTCTTGATTCTTAGCTTTATTAGACCTGTTGCCAGAGTTCACGTCTATAACGTGCATGGCTTCGGTATGCTCAATAATCAAGTAAGCACCTTTACTCATAGAGACGGTGCGTCCAAATGAAGTTTTTATCTGTCTTTCGACTCCAAATTTTTCAAAAATGGGAACATTGGTTTGATGCAATTTTACTATAGATTCTTTATTAGGGGCAATTTCTGCCAAATAATCTTTAATTTGTACATATAGCGTTTCATCATCTACGCAAATAGAAGTGAAAGTATCATTAAACACATCTCTTAAGATGGATGATGCTCTATTTAACTCTCCTAATACCTTGGAAGGATGAGGTGCTTTGTATAATTTTTTACACATGACTTTCCAACGATCCATCAAATTTTGAAGATCTTTGTCCAGCTCTGCTACTTTTTTGCCTTCTGCTACGGTACGTACAATAACACCAAACCCTTTAGGTTTAATACTTTTTACTAATCTTTTAAGTCTATCTTTTTCTTCTTTGCTCTCAATTTTTTGAGAAACCGAAACCCGGTTAGAAAAAGGAACTAAAACTATATACCTACCCGGAAGAGAAAGCTCGGAGCTAATTCTCGGACCCTTAGTAGATATAGGTTCTTTCATGACCTGTACCAATAGCGACTGATTTGATTTTAAGACTTCAGCAATGCTGCCGTCTTTATCAATGTCTTTTTCAAAAGTAAAATTCTGTAAAGAATAGTCTTTTAATTTACCTGTGCTTACACGTTTTACGAATTTCAACAATGAAGAGACTTGAGGTCCCAGATCATGATAGTGTAAAAAACCATCTTTTGTGTAGCCTACATTTACAAATGCGGCATTTAATCCGGGAACAGCTTTTCTTATCTTGGCAATAAAGATATCGCCAACAGCAAAATTACTGTCGTCTTCTTCCTTGTGTAATTCAACTAGTTTTCCATCTTTTATTAAGGCAAAATCTACAGCAGAAGAACTGGTTCTAATAATCAATTCTTTATCCACTTTAATTAGATTTTTGTCCCGATTGTGTCGGGATGGATTAAACATTAAATTTTTCACAGGGTTTTTAAATCCTGAAGAAACACTTAATTACTTTATAAATAATAAAGGTTTCATTTTCAAAGAACGTCTTTTACTAAAAAAAGTAGTGCGAGCACTACTTTTTCTTATGGCGGTTAGCTCTACTTCTTTTCTTTCTTTTGTGAGTAGCTACCTTATGTCTTTTTCTTTTTTTACCACTTGGCATAGTGTTAGTTTTTAAGATTAATAATTCTATTATCCTTCTTTAATATTAAGAAGTGTTCTATTTTACGTCTACATTACTTTTAACTCCATCTACAAACACTCTTGCTGGTTTAAAAGCAGGGATGTTGTGAGCTGGAATCTTGATAGTCGTATTCTTTGAGATGTTTCTTCCGGTTTTCTCAGCTCTTGTTTTAATAACAAAGCTTCCAAATCCTCTTAAATATACATTATCTCCGCTTTCTAAAGAAGTCTTTACTTCTTCCATAAATGTTTCAACAGTAGCTTGAACATCACCTTTTTCCATTCCTAATTTCTCTGAAATTCGGGCTACGATATCTGCTTTCGTCATTTTAGTGCTATTTATTGGGGTTTCTTAATTTTCAAGGGGGCAAATATAAGAATTAAATCTCCAATAAATCAATCCTAATTCATTAAATAGTAACCAAATAAAGAATTATTATTGCAATCAAACATCTATATCTGTGGTATTTCATAAAAGTCTGACATACTGGTACTTAAATAATAAAAGAGAGCTGCCTTGGCGAGAAACCAGTGACCCATATTGTATTTGGCTGAGTGAAATTATGCTTCAACAAACAAGAATAGAGCAAGGATTACCCTATTATTTGGCATTTACTAGTGCTTATCCTACCGTTTTTGATCTTGCAAAAGCTTCAGAAGAAGATGTTTTAAAACTATGGCAGGGACTTGGATATTATTCCAGAGCTAGAAATTTACATACCACTGCTAAACATGTAGCTTTTGATCTTAATGGAGTCTTTCCAAAATCTTATGAGAGTTTACTAAAATTAAAGGGAGTAGGAGATTACACGGCAAGTGCTATAGCTTCTATCTCTTATAATGAACCAGTAGCTGTAGTAGATGGAAATGTTTATAGAGTGCTAGCGCGTTATTTTGATATAGATACCCCTATTAATAGTTCTTCCGGAATTAAAGAATTTAAACAGTTGGCTCAAGAATTGTTAGATAAAGAAGATCCTGCTACTTATAATCAGGCAATTATGGAATTTGGAGCCTTGCAGTGTAAGCCACAATCTCCATTATGTACATCTTGCCCTTTAAGTGATAGTTGTTTAGCTCTTCAGAACAACAGAATAGCAGAGTTGCCGGTGAAGATCAAGAAGACTAAAATTAAAAAACGGTATTTTAATTACCTGGTATTTCAATCTAGTGAGAATAAGACACTACTTGAGAAAAGAACAGGAAAGGGAATTTGGGAAGGATTGTATCAGTTTCCCTTAATAGAAACAGAAGGACTTAAAGAAGCTTCAGAAATTGAATCGCACATGGAATTTTCTGAATTTTCTAAAAATGAACCTTTAGGGGTTACCTTATATAATGATGCCCCTATTTTACATAAATTATCTCATCAACATATTTACACAAGGTTTTGGATTGTAGATAAAAATGAACTTCCAAATACTGCAATCTCTATATCGTCTGTAGCGGAATATCCGGTTCCGGTGCTTATTGCAAATTTTTTAAATGACTATAGTTTCTCTTATTAATAGTGACTTTAAGATTTAACCCTCCAGATTTATAATTTTGTTAAACATAGACTTAATAATTTTATCTATTTTTAAAATGTTAATCAATCAAATAGCGGTAATTTTGCGCATTAAATTTATTCAATTATGACAGGCACACTTAACAAAGTAATGTTGATAGGGCATACAGGAGATGATGTAAAAATGCATTATTTTGAAGGTGGAGGTGCTATAGGTAGATTTCCTTTGGCAACAAATGAAGTATATACCAATAAATCTACCGGTCAACGTGTAGAAAATACAGAGTGGCATAATATAGTTGTAAGAAATAAAGCAGCAGAGATCTGTGAGAAATATCTTAAAAAAGGTGATAAGGTCTATGTAGAAGGAAGGTTAAAGAATAGAAAATGGACAGATGAAAAAGGCTTGGAAAGATATTCTGTAGAGATACAGTGTACAGATTTCACTTTTTTAACTCCTAAAAATGAAACATCAGCACCTTCATCACAGCCTCAATCTCAATCTCCTCAAAATGGAGGTTATTCACAACCTAATACAGCTGTAAAAAACGATACCGCCTCAGGGCAATCAATGAATAATCAAGAAGAAGAGGACGATTTACCCTTCTAAGTTTAACTAAAATCATAGCCATTGGATCCAGATCCTCCCAGTTTAATTTCGTTATTTTTCTCTTTAGATATATCGCAAATATTCAGTTTTGTGATGATATTTGTGTTACTAATTTTCTCTGCTCTCATTTCTGGGGCAGAAGTTGCTTTCTTTTCGTTAACACCTTCCAACTTTATAACAGAAAATGGTAATAGAAGCAACAGCCAGAAGATAGTTGTAAAACTTCTTGAAAAACCTAAAAAGCTACTTGCAACCATACTTGTTGCTAACAATGCTATTAATATTGCTATAGTTCTATTGTTTAATGCCCTTACAGATGAGTTCTTTGGAAGAATGAATGCTGTGTTGTTTGGTGTTAACTTTAAATTTGTGGTAGAGGTAGGATTGGTAACTTTCTTAATCTTGCTCTTTGGGGAAATTCTTCCTAAAGTTTATGCTAGCCGGAATAATGTGAAATTTTCTAATTTCATGGCATATCCTTTAAACGTTCTCGATTTTATTTTTTCTCCCTTAAGTATTCCTATGCGCGCCATTACCATCTTTATTCATGAAAGATTGGGGAAGCAACGAAGTTATATAAGTGTAGATCATCTATCTCAGGCGCTAGAACTTACCAGAGATGAAGATACCACCCATGAGGAGCAAAAGATTTTAAAGGGAATTGTCTCTTTTGGGAATACAGATACAAAACAGGTTATGAAACCTAGAATGGATATTTTCGCCTTAAATGAAAGTCAGCCATTTAAAGATATCATACCAGAGATCATAGAAAATGGTTATTCAAGAATTCCTGTGTATAAAGAAAATGTAGATCAGGTTACAGGGATTCTATATGTAAAAGATATTCTGCCCTATCTTGATAAAAAAGAGTTTGACTGGACAAGTCTAGTAAGAGATCCTTACTTCATTCCTGAAAATAAAAAGTTGGATGATCTGCTTAATGAATTTAAGGTTAAGAAGATACATCTCGCTATTGTAGTAGATGAATATGGAGGAACCAGCGGATTGATCTCTTTGGAAGATATTATAGAGGAGATAGTAGGAGATATAAGTGATGAGTTTGATGATGAGGACTTAATATTCTCGAAATTAGACGATAAAAACTTTGTTTTTGAAGGTAAGACCCCTTTAAAAGATTTTTATAAGATCATTAAGCTTGAAGATGCTTCTAAATTTGAAGAGAATAAAGGAGAATCTGAAACTCTGGCTGGTTTCTTATTAGAGATCTCTGGAGGGTTTCCAAAAAAGAATGAGATCATCTTCTTTTCAAATTATAAATTTATAATTGAAGTGATAGATGATAAAAGGATAAAACAGATTAAATTGAGCATAGAAGACGTATGAGAAAGTTGATTTTTAGCATATTCATTCTATTGGCTGTTTTGAGTTGTAAAGATGAGGAACAGCCAAAGCCAAATGCTTTTCTGGCGCTAAATTATCCGGAAGCTAATTATACTACCATAGATCTTAATTGCTCCTATAGCTTTGAAATGAATCAAATTTCAAATATAATACAAGCACAAAATAATAAACCGTGTTGGATAAATATTAAATACCCATTGCTTGATGCGGCAATATTTCTAACATATCAGCCAGTTAATAACAACTTAGATTCTTTATTAACAGACGCTCAAAAACTTCCTTTACAGCATACCATAAAGGCAGATTTTATTGAAGGAGATATCTATGAAAATAAAGAACATAGAGCTTATGGTATGTTCTACGAAATAGATGGGAACGCTGCATCACAGGCAGAATTTTATATTACAGATAGCACGAAGCATTTTCTTACCGGATCTCTTTACTTCAACCAAAGACCAAATTTTGATTCTATTATGCCTGCAGCTGCCTATATAAAGAAAGATATGAGACATCTTATGGAAACTTTAAAGTGGAATTGAGTTGTTAATATTTTAAGTTTTAAAATTACAATCTTTCAATGTTTGGTGTTTAAACAAACACATTTCTCTATATAATAACTGTTTGTTTGTTATTAATTCATATTTTAGTTAAACTAATTATAAAATATGAGTTATGAGGCAAATTCAATTACGATGCGTTAGGTTGATATTTTTGCTATTTGTGTTTCCGTCAATATTAATGGCTCAGGAAACGCTTAACGGTAAAATTATTGACGAATCTACGGGAGAACCGGTGCCCTTTGTGAATGTTATTCAAAAAGGTACTTCTAATGGAACCACAAGTGATTTTAATGGTGTTTTCTCTTTAGAAGTCAATGCTCTCCCTACAATCTTGGTCTTTTCTTATATTGGTTTTGAGACTCAGGAGATTAATGTAACCAGTAATTCCCCCATGGCTATTAATTTTGCTCAATCTGCCGCAGCTTTAGACGAAGTTGTAGTAACAGGTTTGGCAACTTCTGTAAAAAGAACCAATTCAGCTAACGCTGTAGCTTCTATATCTGCTGCAGAACTTGTTGGAACTACCACACCACCAACTTTGGATGGTGCGCTATACGGTAAATTTCCAGGTGCTATTGTAAGTGCAAACTCCGGAGCTCCGGGAGGAGGACTTTCAGTTAAATTGCGTGGAGCTACATCTATACAAGGAAATACACAACCTCTCTATATTGTAGATGGAGTTTATGTAGATAACTCTTCTATAGCAGCAGGTTTAAACGCTGTATCTGGCGCCGCGGCGGGAGGTAGTGCTTCCAATCAAGATAACCCATCCAACAGGATTGCAGATATAAATCCGGAAGATATCGCAAACATAGAGATTTTAAAAGGGGCGTCTGCCGCCGCTATCTATGGTAGTAGAGCTGCAGCAGGGGTAGTTATTATTACTACCAAACGTGGAGTTGCAGGAGAAACTTCTTATAGATTTTCACAATCTGTAGGATGGACGGAAGTAATTAATCTATTAGGTGTTAGAGATTATAATGAAGATAGAGTAAGAGAATCTTTTGGAGATGCCGCTGTTCAGGATTTTATAGATGCCAGAGATGGTAATAGACTTGTAGATTATGAAGAGGAACTATTTGGGAATAAAGGGCTGCTTACTATAACTAACTTTAGTACTAGTGGTGGTGGAGAGAAAACCAAGTTCTTTGCCGGAGTAACGCACAATAGTGAAGATGGAATTGTTGCCAATACCGGATATGAGAAAATATCTTTGAGATTGAATGTGGATCATCGTGCTAATGATTTCGTGAAATTAGCGCTGAGTACTAATTACATTCATTCTTCTTCTGATAGAGGGTACTTTAATAATGATAATACAGGAACCTCAGTGGGAGTTGCTTTAACAGGAACTGTGCCTTGGTTGCAATTATTTCCAGACGAAAACGGGAACTATCCTGATAACCCATTAGGATCTTCCAATATCTTACAAACTAGAGATCTGGTAACTAATAATGAAAAGATCAATAGATTGATCATGGGAGGTTCTGCTAACATAGATCTTTACAGGAATGATAAGTCTAACTTAGAACTAATTTTACGTGGTGGTTTAGATTTTTATGGGTTTAATACATTGGCATTTTTTCCAAAAGAACTTCAATTTCAAAAACCTTCTAATGGAGGACAGAATGGTGTATCTGTGCAGGGAAGTACTCAAAATAAGAACTATAATCTATCTGCATTCTTAGTACATAATTACTTTACAGACAATAATATCAATTTTAGAACTCAGGCAGGTTTAACCAGAGAATATTTTGACAGAAATGGTTATTTAATTACCGCTACAGATCTTGTCGCTTCAGAAACAAATGTAGATCAGGCTACTAATACCGGTGTAGATCAAAATAGATTGAAGCAAGAAGATGCAGGTTTCTTTGCGCAAGAAGAAGTAAATTTTCAAGATAAAGTAATTGCAACAATTGGGGTGAGGGGTGATAAATCTTCGAACAATGGAGATGCTAATAAACTTAACTATTATCCAAAAGCTTCGGTTGCTTTAAACTTAAATGAGTTTGGCTTTTGGAATCAGAATTCAAAATTTAACCAATTAAAATTAAGAGCTGCTTATGGTGAGGCGGGTAACTTTCCACCAATTGGAGCATTGTTTACATCTTACAACAGTTTTACCAATGTAGGACAGGGCGGTGTAACATTAAAAGGAATTAGCCTTATTGGAACCAGAGGTAACCCAGATCTGAAGTCGGAAAGACAAAAGGAATTTGAAACAGGGGTAGACTTTGGATTTTTTAATGACAGGTTAACAGGATCTCTTACTTATTATATCAAAACCGTAGACGATCTTATCTTAAATGCTTCTAAAGAACCTTCCTCAGGATTTACTACAGAATTTGTAAATGCAGGTAGTCTTGAGAATAAAGGGGTAGAGATCGCGTTAAATGCAGCTATTTTTAGAGGTGAAGATTTTAACTGGGATTTTGGAATGAACTTTTTTAAGAACAAATCTGAGATCACCAGATTAGATGTTCCGGCATTTAATGCAGGTGGTTTTGGAGCCACGCTTGGTACCTTTAGAATTGAAGAAGGTAAAAGTGCTACTCAAATTGTTGGGATAGGGCCAGATCCAGATGCTAACGGTTTACAAAAGTTTGGAGATGCAGAGCCAGATTTTCAAATGAGTTTTAATAATTCTATAAGCTATAAAGGTTTTGATTTCAATTTCTTATGGCAATGGAAAAAAGGAGGAGATAATATCAATTTAACTGCGCTTTTAACAGATTTAAGTGGAACTAGTCATGATTATGATGAAATAGATCTAGATCCTGAAGGGCAGATTGGAAACGGGCCTTATCGTGTTAGTCAGTTAGGTTCTTCTGCAGCAGTATTTATTGAAGATTCTGGATATTTAAGATTGAGAGAGGTTGGTTTATATTATACTATACCTTCTGCTATTACAGACTCTTTCTTAAACGGAACCTTTGACAGAATTAAATTTGGTTTCTCCGGAAACAATTTGATTAATATTTTCGATTATAACAGCTACGATCCGGAAGTTTCCAACTTTGGAGGAGGTGGTATT is from Gillisia sp. Hel1_33_143 and encodes:
- a CDS encoding SusC/RagA family TonB-linked outer membrane protein encodes the protein MRQIQLRCVRLIFLLFVFPSILMAQETLNGKIIDESTGEPVPFVNVIQKGTSNGTTSDFNGVFSLEVNALPTILVFSYIGFETQEINVTSNSPMAINFAQSAAALDEVVVTGLATSVKRTNSANAVASISAAELVGTTTPPTLDGALYGKFPGAIVSANSGAPGGGLSVKLRGATSIQGNTQPLYIVDGVYVDNSSIAAGLNAVSGAAAGGSASNQDNPSNRIADINPEDIANIEILKGASAAAIYGSRAAAGVVIITTKRGVAGETSYRFSQSVGWTEVINLLGVRDYNEDRVRESFGDAAVQDFIDARDGNRLVDYEEELFGNKGLLTITNFSTSGGGEKTKFFAGVTHNSEDGIVANTGYEKISLRLNVDHRANDFVKLALSTNYIHSSSDRGYFNNDNTGTSVGVALTGTVPWLQLFPDENGNYPDNPLGSSNILQTRDLVTNNEKINRLIMGGSANIDLYRNDKSNLELILRGGLDFYGFNTLAFFPKELQFQKPSNGGQNGVSVQGSTQNKNYNLSAFLVHNYFTDNNINFRTQAGLTREYFDRNGYLITATDLVASETNVDQATNTGVDQNRLKQEDAGFFAQEEVNFQDKVIATIGVRGDKSSNNGDANKLNYYPKASVALNLNEFGFWNQNSKFNQLKLRAAYGEAGNFPPIGALFTSYNSFTNVGQGGVTLKGISLIGTRGNPDLKSERQKEFETGVDFGFFNDRLTGSLTYYIKTVDDLILNASKEPSSGFTTEFVNAGSLENKGVEIALNAAIFRGEDFNWDFGMNFFKNKSEITRLDVPAFNAGGFGATLGTFRIEEGKSATQIVGIGPDPDANGLQKFGDAEPDFQMSFNNSISYKGFDFNFLWQWKKGGDNINLTALLTDLSGTSHDYDEIDLDPEGQIGNGPYRVSQLGSSAAVFIEDSGYLRLREVGLYYTIPSAITDSFLNGTFDRIKFGFSGNNLINIFDYNSYDPEVSNFGGGGIFNAVEVTPFPSSKRYMFNVAFNF
- a CDS encoding Rne/Rng family ribonuclease encodes the protein MDKELIIRTSSSAVDFALIKDGKLVELHKEEDDSNFAVGDIFIAKIRKAVPGLNAAFVNVGYTKDGFLHYHDLGPQVSSLLKFVKRVSTGKLKDYSLQNFTFEKDIDKDGSIAEVLKSNQSLLVQVMKEPISTKGPRISSELSLPGRYIVLVPFSNRVSVSQKIESKEEKDRLKRLVKSIKPKGFGVIVRTVAEGKKVAELDKDLQNLMDRWKVMCKKLYKAPHPSKVLGELNRASSILRDVFNDTFTSICVDDETLYVQIKDYLAEIAPNKESIVKLHQTNVPIFEKFGVERQIKTSFGRTVSMSKGAYLIIEHTEAMHVIDVNSGNRSNKAKNQEDTALEVNLISATEIARQLRLRDMGGIIVVDFIDMNKPENRKALYDHLREEMSDDRAKHKILPPSKFGLIQITRQRVRPETNIKTREENPNGAGEIEAPIIVIDKIKTDLERLIKKNHKKITLSTHPFIAAFLTRGFPSPRSQWFFDHKRWVKILPRDAYTYMEYHFHDKNGEVLE
- a CDS encoding gliding motility-associated protein GldE, which produces MDPDPPSLISLFFSLDISQIFSFVMIFVLLIFSALISGAEVAFFSLTPSNFITENGNRSNSQKIVVKLLEKPKKLLATILVANNAINIAIVLLFNALTDEFFGRMNAVLFGVNFKFVVEVGLVTFLILLFGEILPKVYASRNNVKFSNFMAYPLNVLDFIFSPLSIPMRAITIFIHERLGKQRSYISVDHLSQALELTRDEDTTHEEQKILKGIVSFGNTDTKQVMKPRMDIFALNESQPFKDIIPEIIENGYSRIPVYKENVDQVTGILYVKDILPYLDKKEFDWTSLVRDPYFIPENKKLDDLLNEFKVKKIHLAIVVDEYGGTSGLISLEDIIEEIVGDISDEFDDEDLIFSKLDDKNFVFEGKTPLKDFYKIIKLEDASKFEENKGESETLAGFLLEISGGFPKKNEIIFFSNYKFIIEVIDDKRIKQIKLSIEDV
- a CDS encoding single-stranded DNA-binding protein, with translation MTGTLNKVMLIGHTGDDVKMHYFEGGGAIGRFPLATNEVYTNKSTGQRVENTEWHNIVVRNKAAEICEKYLKKGDKVYVEGRLKNRKWTDEKGLERYSVEIQCTDFTFLTPKNETSAPSSQPQSQSPQNGGYSQPNTAVKNDTASGQSMNNQEEEDDLPF
- the gldD gene encoding gliding motility lipoprotein GldD produces the protein MRKLIFSIFILLAVLSCKDEEQPKPNAFLALNYPEANYTTIDLNCSYSFEMNQISNIIQAQNNKPCWINIKYPLLDAAIFLTYQPVNNNLDSLLTDAQKLPLQHTIKADFIEGDIYENKEHRAYGMFYEIDGNAASQAEFYITDSTKHFLTGSLYFNQRPNFDSIMPAAAYIKKDMRHLMETLKWN
- a CDS encoding HU family DNA-binding protein; translation: MNSTKMTKADIVARISEKLGMEKGDVQATVETFMEEVKTSLESGDNVYLRGFGSFVIKTRAEKTGRNISKNTTIKIPAHNIPAFKPARVFVDGVKSNVDVK
- the mutY gene encoding A/G-specific adenine glycosylase, producing the protein MVFHKSLTYWYLNNKRELPWRETSDPYCIWLSEIMLQQTRIEQGLPYYLAFTSAYPTVFDLAKASEEDVLKLWQGLGYYSRARNLHTTAKHVAFDLNGVFPKSYESLLKLKGVGDYTASAIASISYNEPVAVVDGNVYRVLARYFDIDTPINSSSGIKEFKQLAQELLDKEDPATYNQAIMEFGALQCKPQSPLCTSCPLSDSCLALQNNRIAELPVKIKKTKIKKRYFNYLVFQSSENKTLLEKRTGKGIWEGLYQFPLIETEGLKEASEIESHMEFSEFSKNEPLGVTLYNDAPILHKLSHQHIYTRFWIVDKNELPNTAISISSVAEYPVPVLIANFLNDYSFSY